ATTTGCGGCCAGGGTTCTTCAAGGCTGACGGGGGAGGGCGCCCACTTGCTGGCGACGGCCAGGAGCTTGGCGCTAACACCGACAATTGACGCAGCTTGCGTGTTCCAAAGGGCGTCTGCCGCCCACTCCTCCAGGATTGACGCACGATCCTCTGCCTCGAGGGCATCGCTGTACTGCCGCGGCGTTGCGATTGGCACGGAACCATTGGCAGCATTGAGACGCGGTGAGCCGGCGGAAATGTACGATTTCTCGAGGAGCTGCTGCAATAAAGTTGCTTCGCTCAAACGCTGCCAGGACACGCACCACTGGCGCCATGCGAGAAGTGCCGGATCCGTGAAGGCCCCGTTACACGACGTTGCAAGCATTTCAAATGTGGGTAAGTCCACCGCCAGAAGGGATTGCACGTCATCCCAGGTGACCGTAGGCAAAGTTCTGCTATTGTCGGAATCAGCCATGATCCGAGCTCCTGACAGCTTAGGTTGTGGTCAGATCGAGCAGGTGTTGTCGCACCTGTTCGTTCACTCGGGCAATTTTTCCTACAAAATGATAGAAGTCAATCAGAAAGTTTATCTTGAGTAACGATCTTCTCACCGTGGAACAATGCCGAGGGGCACGAGCTATGCTTGGTTGGAGCCAAGCAGAGCTCGCTAAAGCAGCAAACGTATCTCGCCAGACTATTGCCGATTTTGAGCGGGGAGCTCACGTGCCAATAAGCAATAACTTAGCTGGTATCGTCTCAGCTTTTGGAACGGCAGGAATAGAATTCATCCCGGAAAATGGCGGTGGTGCCGGAGTTCGTTTCAAGAAGACAAACACCTGAAGCGTCAGGACCATTCGACAGTTTAACCGGTTTGGGGCCGACAGCGGACTGGAAGCTTCAAGAATGGTTAACCAAGATAGCGGACCCGCGAGCAACGGCAGCACAATACGCTGAGATGCCCGGATCTGTGGGAGAGTGTAGATCGCCTCCGTTTTCGTTGCTCGATATTGATCCGCTCGATCCAACCGGAAGGTTTTCTTGAACCCTTATGCTTGTGAGCATCATCCAAATTGGCGGGGTGCGGATAGACGTCACGGACGGCGCGAAGCGCTACGACATGATGGCCCACTTGTGGGACCGGTCCGAAATATCTGAAACCCACCGAAGTGGCCGCAGGATAATGACTTGAATTAATGGGGCTATGGTAGCCTTGCTCTCCTGAGAAGACGGTATTCAGGACGCCTTTTGTTCGACGAGAATTTTGGCGAGCGAGAGAAACTTTCCTTCCGGATATTGCTCGATATAAGCACGGATCATCGCTACATTCTCGCTGTCACGAACGCTTTCCCAGAACGTAACCTCGACTGCCGGGTCATCGACGGGCGTAGGCTCGCGATCAAGACGCGCCACGGCAAGATCGGAAAAGGTGCCGTTCGGGTAGCGTTCGAGGTAGAGACGCAACTCAGTGCCATCGTCATCCTCGCGGATGGACTCCCAGAAAGCGACCTCCGTCGGGTCATTCTCTGCAACCAAGGTGATATCGGTGCCTGGCGTATCGATTTGCCTGGCGGCAGATAAAATCGGATGATAACTCTCGTCGAACACAACTTTGAACACACGCACCGGGCGAGCGATGTTCTTGACGCTGTGCTCTCCCATATCCTCGAATATCACTTCGACACGATCACGAATGTGATCTCGAACGCCACGCGTCACGCAAATGCCGCCGATGTCGGAGAGCGTTTCAAGACGGGCTGCTATATTGACACCGTCGCCAAAAATATCGCCATTTTTGACCATCACATCGCCAACGTTGATGCCCATTCGAAATGTCATCCTGTTCTCCACAGGAATATTAACGTTCGCGCGCGCAATGGCGATCTGAATGGCGATCGCGCAGTTAACGGCTTGAACGACGCTTGGAAACTCTGCCAGCACGCTGTCACCTGCCGTTCCAAAGATTTTGCCATCAGCGCTTTCGATCAACGCATCGACGATGGTTCGATGACTTGTCAGCATCGCCAACGTCCGCTCTTCATCGATGTGCATAAGACGTGAATAGCCTTCTACGTCGGCAGCGAGGATAGCGGCGAGCTTGCGTTGAAGAGGAGGCGCTTCCAAATCCGTTCCAATCGAATCTCGACACTGCTTATCCCCATTAAGGGCTAACTACTCCAGTTGTTCCAGAGCATCTTTGTCGCTCTCGCCTGCTTGCCAAACCCTGATAAATTTGAGGCACATAAGCGCCCAAAAACGCCGTCATTTTCGTCCATAATGAGCAGCCAGGCTGGGGCCGACTGGGCGGCTTTGCGCATCGTTCCAGCAAAACAGCGGATTTGAGGATTGCTAGGCAGACTGCTGACCCCACGGAACTAAACCCTTCCGTCCTCGTTCTCTGTTCACGGGCGCGTGATCGTGCTCGTGAACAGAGGTATTCCCGATTTCCTCATAAAACGCCGCAACGTCGCCGACGGCCCGACCGCTTCACCTCAGCCGTGTCGCGCAATATCCATGTCAATAAACAACCCAAGGAGCCTATCATGGCCAAGAAGCCCAAGACGCTCGACGTCCTCTTCCACGACACCCTGAAGGACGTCTATTTCGCCGAGAACAAGATCGTCGCCACTCTCCCCAAGATGCACGACGCCGCCACGAGCAAGCAGTTCAAGGACGCCTTCACCAAGCACCTTGCCGAAACCAAGGTGCACGTCGAGCGCCTTGAGGAAGTCTTCAAGATCATCGGCGAGAAGCCTGAGCAGAAAACGTGCGACGCTATCATGGGCATCGTCAAGGAAGGCGCCGAGATCATGGACGAATATAAGGGCACCCCTGCCCTCGATGCTGGCCTCCTCGCCGCCGCGCAGGCCGTCGAACACTACGAGATGTCCCGCTACGGCACCTTGCGCACGTGGGCACTCGAACTCGGCATGAAAGATGCGGGCAAGCTCCTGCAGACCACGCTCGATGAAGAGCAGGCGACCGACCTAGCTCTGACCTCGATCGCGACGAAGGTCGTGAACCAGAACGCCGAAAAGGCCGCCTGACGAATCCGTCCGGTCAGCTTCGGCTGAGCGAATCTTTCTGCTTCGGTAATCGGTGGTTCGTCGATGCCGGTCCCATATCTGATTAAATCAGGATTCATATCGAATGACCGATTTCCAGGACATCAGAATTGTCGAGCTCGACGATGCCGCATCCGGGCCTTCCGAAAGCGGCCCGTTGATGAACATGGTGCTGAAGCTCTCGGCCGACGTCCCGAGCGACTGGAGGGAGAAGTTTACGGAGACGTGGGGACAAGGTGCCCTCGCGATGAGGCGAGCCGCGCTCGTTCAAGGCGACACTCTTACCTCGACCTGCATGGCCTACGAACTCCAGGATCAGATCGACCAGTTGAACGAAGTCATATCTGCGACCAACGACATCTATCGTGGGATTCTGGCCGAGGCGACTGCACGGCAAGATGCCGAACTCGGAGACTTGAAGGCCAACCTACGCTATGAATGAGGGTCGGCGACTGGATCATCGACCTTTATTTTTGGCATATCGGTGTGGTTCCTTATTTCGGGGGTGGTTGTGAGCGGTGAAGTACTTTCAACGACCAGGCCGGCAGGCGTTGTGAGCTATCAAACGCCGGAAAGCGATTTTCGTAACAGGATCTCCGGGCGAACGATTCTGATCTTGATCGGCGTCGCCGTCGTTCTTCGCCTCGGGCAGGAGATTTTCGTCCCGCTCGCCCTGTCCC
This DNA window, taken from Pararhizobium capsulatum DSM 1112, encodes the following:
- a CDS encoding helix-turn-helix transcriptional regulator; translation: MSNDLLTVEQCRGARAMLGWSQAELAKAANVSRQTIADFERGAHVPISNNLAGIVSAFGTAGIEFIPENGGGAGVRFKKTNT
- a CDS encoding adenylate/guanylate cyclase domain-containing protein gives rise to the protein MEAPPLQRKLAAILAADVEGYSRLMHIDEERTLAMLTSHRTIVDALIESADGKIFGTAGDSVLAEFPSVVQAVNCAIAIQIAIARANVNIPVENRMTFRMGINVGDVMVKNGDIFGDGVNIAARLETLSDIGGICVTRGVRDHIRDRVEVIFEDMGEHSVKNIARPVRVFKVVFDESYHPILSAARQIDTPGTDITLVAENDPTEVAFWESIREDDDGTELRLYLERYPNGTFSDLAVARLDREPTPVDDPAVEVTFWESVRDSENVAMIRAYIEQYPEGKFLSLAKILVEQKAS
- a CDS encoding YciE/YciF ferroxidase family protein, which translates into the protein MAKKPKTLDVLFHDTLKDVYFAENKIVATLPKMHDAATSKQFKDAFTKHLAETKVHVERLEEVFKIIGEKPEQKTCDAIMGIVKEGAEIMDEYKGTPALDAGLLAAAQAVEHYEMSRYGTLRTWALELGMKDAGKLLQTTLDEEQATDLALTSIATKVVNQNAEKAA